In the genome of Spirochaeta cellobiosiphila DSM 17781, one region contains:
- a CDS encoding TraB/GumN family protein, producing MKDNIHKIKLGDREITLIGTAHVSKESVDEVRRTIEEERPDLVCIELDAGRYQGIKGGSSWTKLDISQVLKQKKGFLLLANLAMSSFQKKIGADLGTKPGEEMVKAIEICEELNIPFELSDREIQVTLRRAWALSNFWNKNKMLAALISSIFTNEEIDKEEIEKLKESSALGNMMEELSGYLPSVKKVLIDERDQYLATKIFNSKGNKVVAVIGAGHAPGIITWLNDLHEKKRSSDLEEISHLPKKSVLSKILPWFIPLIVVGVIGAGFFFSGKEVGIEMIKRWVIFNGGFSALLTLAVLGHPLSILVSFVLAPFTSLNVFVGAGMFAGLTEAFIKKPKVEDFESLQDDITTVKGFFKNRVTHILIVFLASSIGSAIGTFTSLVVLPTLLGK from the coding sequence GTGAAGGATAATATTCATAAAATTAAATTAGGTGATCGTGAAATTACTTTAATTGGTACAGCCCATGTTTCAAAGGAAAGTGTGGATGAAGTTCGTCGAACAATAGAAGAAGAAAGGCCTGATTTAGTTTGTATTGAATTAGATGCTGGTCGCTATCAAGGAATCAAAGGAGGAAGCTCCTGGACTAAACTTGATATAAGTCAGGTATTAAAACAAAAAAAAGGGTTTCTCTTACTCGCTAACTTAGCTATGAGCAGCTTTCAGAAAAAGATTGGCGCTGATCTGGGAACGAAACCTGGTGAGGAAATGGTGAAGGCTATTGAGATCTGTGAAGAGCTTAATATTCCTTTTGAATTATCGGATCGAGAGATTCAGGTGACCTTACGCAGGGCTTGGGCCTTGAGTAATTTTTGGAATAAAAACAAGATGCTTGCTGCATTGATCTCAAGTATTTTTACTAATGAAGAAATTGATAAAGAAGAGATCGAGAAGTTAAAAGAGTCTTCAGCTCTTGGAAACATGATGGAAGAATTATCCGGTTATTTACCCTCTGTAAAAAAGGTTCTGATCGATGAAAGGGATCAATACTTAGCGACAAAGATATTTAATTCAAAGGGTAATAAAGTTGTTGCAGTCATTGGTGCTGGTCATGCTCCGGGAATCATTACATGGCTCAATGATTTACACGAAAAGAAACGTAGCTCTGATTTGGAAGAGATTTCTCATTTACCTAAGAAAAGTGTCCTATCCAAAATTCTTCCCTGGTTCATTCCCCTTATTGTTGTAGGTGTCATTGGGGCTGGATTTTTCTTTAGTGGAAAAGAAGTCGGAATAGAGATGATTAAACGATGGGTTATCTTCAATGGTGGCTTTAGTGCTCTTCTTACTTTGGCCGTTTTAGGGCATCCTTTAAGTATACTGGTTAGCTTTGTATTGGCTCCGTTCACTAGTTTGAATGTCTTTGTTGGGGCAGGTATGTTTGCTGGATTAACAGAGGCATTTATTAAGAAACCAAAAGTTGAGGATTTTGAATCTCTTCAAGATGATATAACGACTGTGAAAGGTTTTTTTAAGAACAGAGTAACACATATCCTTATCGTCTTTTTAGCAAGTAGTATTGGCAGTGCCATTGGTACGTTTACCTCTTTGGTTGTACTGCCTACATTACTTGGTAAATAA
- a CDS encoding tetratricopeptide repeat protein — MNFFKKLIPVIMVFALLSCQTTGVSDSATINKALDNYSEKKDPQEAIAVFQNKELEDLSGEEASVYSSLLLAAGDYDLAKSAAQEANKKDKNNTDALYNLALLAEQAEDWPSYKAYLENILEIDDQDDRAYSGLGVYYYNNNEYDMAKEFFTKAIAIRPDYVSLIGLSNLAKQDEDYKAAFEYVNRALAIDNTSPYLYEDRGLINVELGKFGDAEKDLVKATELDPDNPWFFMELGKLQYKSLYKNEEALESFNKVIDLQDDNFFARVYRGSIYEEEADWDNAYVDMKRALELKPDYHYLYDTYCYLLFSKGQYREAREKFNWVYERYPTEYSMILFIAMTYKKEGNKQKAFKYLEKELRKVPKDNPFYEVGRFYLQPGSDYMLEATLQKIKKESVQMRMKFFIAMAYEDQGLKESAMRYYEEISESGLSGFPELTMARYYVNKSK; from the coding sequence ATGAACTTTTTCAAAAAGCTCATCCCTGTGATAATGGTTTTTGCACTATTATCGTGTCAAACAACAGGAGTATCAGATAGCGCTACTATTAATAAAGCACTCGATAATTATTCTGAAAAAAAGGACCCTCAAGAGGCAATAGCTGTTTTTCAAAATAAAGAATTAGAGGATTTATCAGGAGAAGAAGCTTCTGTCTACTCTAGCTTGCTATTGGCGGCTGGCGATTATGATTTGGCAAAATCTGCCGCACAAGAAGCCAATAAAAAAGATAAAAACAATACAGATGCCTTATACAATTTAGCATTACTGGCAGAACAAGCTGAGGATTGGCCTTCTTATAAAGCCTATTTGGAGAATATCCTTGAGATAGATGATCAAGACGATAGAGCCTACTCCGGCTTAGGTGTCTACTACTACAATAATAACGAATATGATATGGCAAAGGAATTCTTCACTAAGGCCATTGCTATACGGCCAGACTATGTGTCCCTCATTGGATTATCTAATCTGGCAAAACAGGATGAAGACTATAAAGCGGCTTTTGAATATGTTAACAGAGCTTTAGCTATTGATAACACTAGTCCTTATTTATATGAAGATCGTGGTTTGATTAATGTTGAACTAGGTAAATTTGGTGATGCAGAAAAAGATCTTGTTAAAGCCACTGAGCTTGATCCAGACAATCCCTGGTTCTTTATGGAATTAGGTAAACTGCAATATAAAAGTTTATATAAGAATGAAGAGGCTCTTGAAAGCTTTAATAAGGTTATAGACTTACAAGATGATAATTTTTTTGCACGAGTATATCGCGGCTCTATCTATGAAGAAGAGGCTGATTGGGACAATGCCTATGTGGATATGAAGAGAGCCTTGGAGTTAAAGCCCGATTATCATTATCTTTATGATACCTATTGTTATCTCCTCTTCAGTAAGGGGCAGTATAGGGAAGCACGAGAAAAGTTTAATTGGGTCTATGAACGTTATCCTACAGAATATAGTATGATTTTGTTTATTGCTATGACTTATAAAAAAGAGGGGAATAAGCAAAAAGCTTTTAAGTACCTGGAGAAAGAACTTCGCAAAGTTCCAAAAGATAATCCATTCTATGAAGTAGGTCGATTTTATCTTCAGCCAGGAAGTGATTATATGTTGGAAGCTACCCTTCAGAAGATAAAGAAAGAAAGTGTTCAAATGCGAATGAAGTTCTTCATCGCAATGGCTTATGAAGATCAAGGATTAAAGGAGTCTGCCATGAGATATTATGAAGAGATCTCTGAAAGCGGTCTGTCTGGATTCCCTGAATTAACAATGGCCCGATATTATGTCAATAAATCAAAATAA
- a CDS encoding Ppx/GppA phosphatase family protein, translating to MKLDAVIHIGSSQFRLVIAEFFTDRGYRVIDSSEKMIPLGKDVFTGGFVQLRTMNMAIEILKHFKEQLKGWNVRPEDVKVIATSALREAKNRDAFLDRVEVRTGFRIKVVDGIEEIRLSYMAVQYALEGVQTKLSRTNAIIIGVGGGSTEVILLRRGKMAAVHSLSLGAVRVEQQILNDSGHLGENLENFLTQNMRPQLERLDSEMRLSSIRTIVAIGSYAKMISENLPKNEDERYQICSNDKFHKTSNHIFEGSSLREEGYKAAIGILKLFVLATTANEIIIPDVSVDEGVFVDVKGLADNTLRERYSRQIVASAISLGKKYNYDMAHARHVTKLGLSLFDQLTEEHGLKERSRLLLEVGSILHDIGTFVKSSGHHKHGMYLVLNSEIFGLNEIELKVVANLVRYHRKNPPQSNHTAYTSLNREHRLIVLKLASILRVADALDRGHAQRIRSIKVDRSHDRLIIHCDHQGDISVERFSLSAKAAMFEDVFGLKVLLR from the coding sequence ATGAAGTTAGACGCTGTTATTCATATCGGTTCAAGTCAGTTTCGCTTAGTAATAGCTGAGTTTTTTACAGATAGAGGTTATCGGGTCATTGATAGTTCTGAGAAGATGATTCCCCTGGGAAAAGATGTTTTTACTGGAGGTTTTGTTCAACTAAGAACGATGAATATGGCCATTGAGATATTAAAACACTTTAAAGAGCAGTTGAAAGGTTGGAATGTTAGGCCTGAAGATGTGAAGGTAATCGCTACCAGTGCTTTAAGGGAAGCAAAGAATCGAGATGCTTTTCTTGATCGTGTGGAAGTGAGAACTGGATTTAGAATTAAAGTCGTTGATGGTATAGAAGAAATTCGCCTCAGTTATATGGCTGTACAATATGCACTTGAGGGTGTACAAACCAAACTCAGTCGTACAAATGCGATTATCATCGGAGTTGGAGGTGGTTCCACGGAGGTGATATTACTTCGCAGGGGTAAGATGGCTGCTGTCCATTCCCTGTCCCTCGGGGCTGTTCGAGTGGAACAACAAATATTGAATGATTCAGGCCACTTGGGAGAGAATCTGGAAAATTTTCTGACACAAAATATGAGGCCCCAGTTGGAACGTCTGGATTCAGAGATGCGTTTATCCTCAATTAGGACCATTGTTGCGATTGGTTCCTATGCAAAAATGATATCAGAAAATCTTCCTAAGAATGAGGATGAACGATATCAGATCTGTTCTAATGATAAATTTCATAAAACATCAAATCATATATTTGAGGGATCTTCTTTAAGAGAGGAAGGCTATAAAGCTGCTATCGGTATCCTCAAGTTATTCGTATTAGCAACGACGGCTAACGAAATCATTATACCTGATGTCAGTGTGGATGAGGGTGTTTTTGTTGATGTAAAGGGATTAGCTGATAATACTTTACGAGAAAGATATTCACGTCAAATAGTGGCAAGTGCTATTAGTTTGGGGAAGAAATATAATTATGACATGGCCCATGCCAGGCATGTCACAAAACTGGGATTGTCCTTATTTGATCAATTAACAGAAGAACATGGTCTAAAAGAAAGATCCAGACTATTACTGGAAGTCGGTTCTATACTACATGATATTGGTACATTTGTAAAAAGCTCAGGTCATCATAAACATGGAATGTACCTGGTTCTTAATTCAGAAATATTTGGTTTGAATGAAATAGAGTTAAAAGTTGTTGCCAACTTAGTAAGATATCATAGAAAGAATCCTCCCCAAAGCAACCATACTGCTTATACATCTCTCAATAGAGAACATCGTCTAATCGTGTTAAAATTAGCAAGTATCCTAAGGGTTGCTGATGCCTTGGATCGTGGGCATGCCCAAAGAATTCGTTCCATAAAGGTTGATCGTTCTCATGATCGTTTAATCATTCATTGTGATCATCAAGGAGATATATCTGTTGAACGTTTTAGTCTATCAGCTAAAGCTGCTATGTTCGAAGATGTGTTTGGTCTTAAAGTTTTGTTGAGGTAG
- a CDS encoding TolB family protein, with amino-acid sequence MNKIRYIILLLVTISIIPSFAQTQLFPPHKNWQEIETGQIRVIYPQEMEEEALLLAEKFLYLQEYLGVSLNSEIPKWPVILNNDSLISNAFVTVAPHRSEWYSVPFLESDLTIPWYDLLAIHEGRHIYQFAKVDNGLIKLAHLLFGQYGQGAMSGLNFPAWFYEGDAVLTETLLSQSGRGRSPSFEMAQRAILLEGKDYNYDQAYLGSFNEYIPNHYVLGYILSNQIRRDYGLLSYEETIKATTWMPLLSYSMDMGSLFSISTTPSSIYYRSMLHLFDIYTGNTALTIHPMKEQVSPQSNIWTKYTGLSVNDNKIYSLQSELGRTSSLAAINTEEEPPLLEHLSSDVSFDMTNGQLVRTEISYNPKWSRESYSNIILSNIKKGQSTTITTEGRYFLPHFIGPDNNIISLYFTRNNTYEYRILDQEGHLEEKLRLDPSWTMYSPTPSNTGRKLVFVRQKEGIRQLVLFDRDTDELQVLLESETEGFRHLYWDEENSNIYYSSPYSGIDNIYVLNTETHEEFRVTDLKYGGFNPLIHKGKLYFIEYKNSDEGYVISAIPTKDLELQPKYQITVKRTDLFSDLQNQEPKVDVTSINTVKHDFKPTKYNSFKDTIIPHSWTLTSSVVHSSDIGFFLYGDDLFQNYSWSTGPLYDQEEEEWGYYFNLKVNRLYPHLYFQTFWGERNYQDLAWNQLILWGGLDFPLELSKGENTTYLDWNNSLAYVNEEEDIDEAYFLLSTAFQFQHYYGYGNRRLTPQKGFILNTAYKTTSEGSLGADRYLASIWGSIFLPGIFTDASTEITGGIEKTVYDQIPLDEVIPLPYGYTDMKIPDVRIQSTLRWNVPLFYPNWNFLGISYLKRISTTFYAQLHSTDNYDEVYPTLGNEMHMWIIPGRVKTALLDLVIRTGYAPQKESPIFLGFFLNGSF; translated from the coding sequence TTGAATAAAATCAGATATATCATTCTTTTGTTGGTTACAATAAGTATAATTCCTTCTTTTGCACAAACTCAACTATTCCCTCCTCATAAGAATTGGCAGGAGATAGAAACTGGTCAAATTAGAGTTATTTATCCCCAAGAAATGGAAGAAGAGGCTTTATTACTAGCTGAGAAATTTCTTTATTTGCAAGAATATTTAGGTGTTTCCCTTAATTCAGAGATTCCCAAATGGCCTGTCATTCTCAATAACGACAGTTTAATCAGCAATGCTTTTGTTACTGTAGCACCCCATAGATCAGAATGGTATTCTGTCCCCTTTTTAGAATCAGATCTGACTATCCCCTGGTATGATTTATTAGCCATTCATGAAGGAAGACATATCTATCAGTTTGCCAAAGTTGATAATGGATTAATCAAGCTGGCCCACCTTCTCTTTGGTCAATACGGCCAAGGGGCTATGTCAGGATTGAATTTCCCAGCTTGGTTCTATGAAGGGGATGCCGTCTTAACAGAGACACTACTAAGCCAGTCAGGTAGAGGAAGAAGTCCCTCTTTTGAAATGGCACAACGAGCTATCCTGTTAGAAGGTAAAGACTATAATTATGATCAAGCTTATCTTGGCTCATTCAATGAATACATTCCTAATCATTATGTTCTTGGATATATTCTAAGTAATCAAATAAGGAGAGATTATGGACTACTCTCCTATGAAGAAACAATAAAAGCCACTACATGGATGCCCTTACTAAGTTATAGTATGGATATGGGAAGCTTATTTTCAATAAGTACAACTCCCTCCTCAATCTACTATAGAAGTATGTTACATTTATTTGACATATACACTGGTAATACTGCTCTTACGATCCATCCAATGAAGGAACAGGTATCGCCCCAATCTAATATATGGACTAAATATACCGGACTTAGTGTTAATGATAATAAAATATACTCTCTTCAATCAGAGTTAGGTAGGACTTCCTCTCTCGCAGCTATTAACACAGAAGAAGAGCCCCCCCTATTAGAACATTTATCCAGTGATGTTAGTTTTGATATGACTAATGGACAACTGGTAAGAACAGAAATTTCTTATAATCCTAAATGGAGTCGAGAAAGCTATTCCAATATCATCTTGTCAAATATTAAAAAAGGCCAATCAACGACAATAACAACAGAAGGAAGATATTTCTTACCTCACTTTATAGGTCCAGACAACAATATTATCAGCCTCTACTTCACAAGGAATAATACGTATGAATATCGAATCTTGGATCAAGAAGGCCACTTAGAGGAAAAGCTTCGCCTTGATCCTTCTTGGACTATGTACTCACCAACACCAAGTAATACAGGTCGTAAATTAGTTTTTGTGAGACAAAAAGAGGGAATACGCCAACTCGTTTTATTCGACAGAGATACAGATGAACTCCAAGTACTATTAGAATCAGAAACAGAAGGTTTTCGCCACTTATATTGGGACGAAGAAAACTCAAATATTTATTATTCGTCCCCCTATTCTGGAATTGATAATATTTATGTTCTCAACACAGAAACTCATGAGGAATTTAGAGTCACAGATTTGAAATATGGTGGATTCAATCCTCTTATACATAAAGGTAAGCTCTATTTTATAGAGTATAAGAACAGTGATGAAGGATATGTAATAAGTGCAATACCTACAAAGGATTTAGAACTTCAGCCCAAATATCAAATTACTGTAAAAAGAACTGATTTATTTTCTGATTTACAAAACCAGGAGCCAAAAGTTGATGTTACAAGCATTAACACTGTTAAACATGATTTTAAGCCCACAAAATACAACTCCTTCAAGGATACGATCATACCCCATTCCTGGACTTTAACTAGTAGTGTTGTCCATAGTTCTGATATAGGATTCTTCCTTTATGGTGATGATTTATTTCAAAACTATAGTTGGTCTACTGGTCCTTTATATGACCAAGAGGAAGAAGAATGGGGTTACTATTTCAACTTAAAAGTAAATCGTTTATATCCCCACCTTTATTTTCAAACCTTTTGGGGAGAAAGAAATTATCAGGATCTAGCCTGGAATCAGTTAATTCTGTGGGGAGGTCTGGACTTTCCTTTAGAACTATCAAAGGGTGAAAATACTACTTATCTGGATTGGAACAATTCTTTAGCCTATGTTAATGAGGAAGAAGATATTGATGAAGCTTATTTTTTGTTATCTACAGCCTTCCAATTCCAACATTACTATGGGTATGGAAATAGAAGATTAACACCTCAAAAAGGGTTCATACTTAATACAGCATACAAAACAACATCAGAAGGAAGTCTTGGTGCTGATAGATATTTAGCTAGTATCTGGGGATCTATCTTTCTACCTGGAATATTTACTGATGCGTCCACTGAAATAACTGGAGGAATAGAAAAAACAGTATATGACCAAATACCATTGGATGAGGTCATTCCTTTGCCCTATGGATACACTGATATGAAGATTCCAGATGTCCGAATTCAATCAACATTACGATGGAATGTTCCACTTTTTTATCCCAATTGGAATTTCTTGGGAATCAGCTACCTTAAGCGAATAAGTACCACTTTTTACGCCCAACTACATTCTACTGATAACTATGATGAAGTTTATCCAACCCTAGGCAACGAGATGCATATGTGGATTATTCCGGGTAGAGTCAAAACGGCTTTGTTAGATTTAGTTATTCGTACAGGATATGCACCACAAAAAGAAAGTCCAATCTTCCTAGGTTTTTTCTTAAATGGGAGCTTCTAA
- the ppk1 gene encoding polyphosphate kinase 1: MSNEYIPREISWVEFNKRVLYEGCREDIPLLERLKFLSIVSSNFDEFFMVRVASLKRQINEGGDRISCPSGTKPSTQLKLVEDMVRDIHRSQYKELNSIIHSLINHGLHYIPNDGLDGKQSAFIKELFRKELFSVLSPIRLDYKKNLPVIQNLGLNIAYLLKEEGKEELKLAILQIPSAQQRIIWLPDIHGESCFTLIEEVIASQSDVFFPGHQIIESTYFRLTRDADLEVDEEKGDDFVEAMEEILIDRLHSTPVRMEITNSSMDIEKQLMNLFDLTEDSVYRFDGPLNLKDFMALAFVPSFDALKYPEWKSVNELSQEEDIWSQIQAGDIVLHHPYDSFSPVIRMVREASVDPMVLSIKMTLYRTSGDSPIIKALKEAAMNGIQVIVLVELKARFDEARNILWARELERAGVIVIYGVAQLKVHSKAMMIIRRENEGIRRYVHMGTGNYNDKTAKLYTDLSLITCSDSLTYEIALFFNVITGYSSIPQFEHIWMSPDGIRERILDLIKVVIDNTTHENPGVILVKMNSLAHPQVIDALYKASQMGVQIKLNIRGICMLKPGVPGLSENIEVVSIVDRYLEHSRIFYFQYGGHEDLYLSSADWMPRNLEKRVEIMFPVLDSKLKIKIRKMLDIFFKDNTNAHRELPDGSYVKITDTESEPFRAQDYFNKEARQKRRLISEASKKNLKVRRKLPER; encoded by the coding sequence ATGAGTAATGAATATATTCCTAGAGAGATATCCTGGGTAGAGTTCAATAAGAGAGTCTTATATGAAGGTTGTAGAGAAGACATTCCTCTTCTGGAACGGTTAAAATTCCTATCGATTGTGAGTTCGAATTTTGATGAGTTTTTCATGGTACGAGTAGCGTCTCTTAAGCGTCAGATAAATGAAGGTGGTGATAGGATTTCCTGTCCTAGTGGCACAAAACCTTCTACACAACTCAAGCTCGTTGAAGATATGGTTCGGGATATACACCGTTCTCAGTATAAAGAACTAAATAGCATCATTCACTCATTAATTAATCATGGACTACATTATATTCCTAATGATGGTTTGGATGGAAAACAAAGTGCTTTTATAAAGGAATTATTTAGAAAAGAACTCTTTTCCGTTTTAAGTCCTATTAGACTTGATTACAAAAAGAATCTACCAGTTATTCAGAATTTAGGATTAAACATTGCTTATCTATTAAAGGAAGAAGGCAAAGAAGAGTTAAAATTAGCCATATTGCAAATTCCCTCTGCTCAACAAAGGATAATTTGGTTGCCAGACATTCATGGAGAAAGTTGTTTTACTTTAATAGAAGAAGTAATTGCTAGCCAATCAGATGTGTTCTTCCCAGGGCACCAAATCATAGAATCAACATATTTCCGCTTAACTCGTGATGCTGATTTGGAGGTTGATGAAGAGAAAGGAGACGATTTCGTTGAGGCAATGGAGGAAATTCTTATTGATAGACTTCACAGTACTCCTGTTCGAATGGAAATTACTAATAGTTCTATGGATATTGAAAAACAATTGATGAACTTATTTGATCTAACGGAAGACTCTGTTTACCGTTTTGATGGCCCTCTGAATCTTAAAGACTTTATGGCTTTAGCATTCGTTCCCAGTTTCGATGCGTTAAAGTATCCAGAATGGAAATCAGTTAATGAGTTATCACAGGAAGAAGATATTTGGAGTCAAATCCAGGCTGGTGATATCGTTTTACATCATCCATATGATTCTTTTAGTCCTGTGATTCGTATGGTGAGAGAAGCTTCTGTTGATCCCATGGTATTAAGTATAAAAATGACTCTTTATCGAACTAGTGGTGATAGTCCTATTATTAAAGCACTAAAAGAAGCGGCCATGAATGGGATTCAAGTCATTGTTCTTGTCGAGTTGAAAGCAAGATTTGATGAAGCCAGAAATATTCTATGGGCTCGTGAATTGGAAAGAGCTGGTGTCATTGTCATCTATGGTGTGGCTCAACTTAAAGTTCATTCTAAAGCGATGATGATCATTCGAAGGGAAAATGAAGGGATACGGCGTTATGTTCATATGGGTACAGGTAACTATAACGATAAAACTGCTAAACTATATACAGATCTTTCTTTGATTACTTGTAGTGATTCTCTCACTTATGAAATAGCCTTGTTTTTTAATGTTATTACAGGATATTCCTCTATTCCTCAATTTGAACACATATGGATGAGTCCTGATGGTATCAGGGAACGAATCCTTGATTTAATAAAAGTTGTGATTGATAACACAACCCATGAGAATCCCGGTGTAATTCTTGTAAAAATGAATTCCTTAGCCCATCCTCAAGTTATTGATGCTTTGTATAAAGCAAGTCAGATGGGGGTACAGATAAAATTAAATATTAGAGGTATCTGTATGTTAAAACCAGGTGTTCCCGGTTTGAGTGAAAATATAGAAGTTGTAAGTATTGTTGATAGATATCTTGAGCACAGCCGTATCTTTTATTTTCAATATGGAGGACATGAGGATCTGTATCTATCAAGTGCGGATTGGATGCCCAGGAATCTGGAAAAAAGAGTGGAGATTATGTTTCCTGTGCTTGATTCCAAATTAAAAATCAAAATTAGAAAGATGCTGGATATCTTTTTCAAAGACAATACGAATGCTCACCGTGAATTACCTGATGGTTCTTATGTCAAAATAACAGATACAGAATCTGAGCCCTTTCGGGCCCAGGATTATTTTAATAAAGAAGCCAGACAAAAACGACGCTTAATCTCAGAAGCCTCTAAGAAGAATCTTAAGGTTAGGAGGAAGCTCCCAGAGAGATAA
- a CDS encoding DHH family phosphoesterase, translated as MSINQNNRFSDLIAALDPERRVIIQTHNYPDHDAIASAYGLSFLFDHYGINNIVCYGEDLLSHSLKVAIRVLKIPVYHWESLELGTEDQIVQVDGNFSNANIAKLPGEIIGVVDHHPIPTELNIPYWDVRDDVGSCSSLIYDYYYQTQIQPERDIATSLLMGIMMDTAYLTRRVSQLDLDGFNYLYKFGQWDKGSFILKNSLSVAEVPAIKQALWNAEIKDEFCFSYINMECAPDLLALIADDFLRYREIHFIVIASKAEKEIKISVRSEDNRKSAGDITKQALEGIGFGGGHTHMGGGVIPIENFPGREELYERFVSIIGL; from the coding sequence ATGTCAATAAATCAAAATAACAGATTTAGTGATTTAATTGCGGCTCTGGATCCAGAGAGACGGGTGATTATCCAGACTCACAATTATCCAGATCATGATGCTATTGCCTCTGCTTATGGGCTTAGTTTTTTATTTGATCACTATGGTATCAATAATATTGTTTGTTATGGCGAAGATCTTTTAAGTCATAGTTTAAAAGTTGCCATCAGGGTTTTAAAGATCCCCGTATATCATTGGGAATCTTTAGAACTTGGTACTGAGGATCAGATTGTCCAAGTAGATGGTAATTTCTCTAATGCCAATATTGCTAAATTACCCGGGGAAATCATAGGGGTTGTCGATCATCACCCCATCCCTACAGAATTAAATATTCCCTATTGGGATGTTAGAGATGATGTCGGCAGTTGTTCAAGCTTAATATATGATTACTACTATCAAACACAAATTCAGCCTGAAAGAGATATTGCTACTAGTTTGTTGATGGGGATTATGATGGACACTGCTTATTTGACGAGACGGGTGAGCCAGCTTGATTTGGATGGTTTTAATTATCTATATAAATTTGGGCAATGGGATAAGGGAAGTTTTATCCTCAAGAACAGCCTTTCTGTAGCAGAAGTCCCAGCAATAAAACAGGCTTTGTGGAATGCAGAAATAAAAGATGAATTTTGCTTTTCTTATATTAATATGGAATGTGCACCAGATTTATTGGCTTTAATAGCGGATGATTTTTTAAGATATCGTGAGATTCATTTTATAGTCATTGCTTCTAAAGCAGAAAAAGAGATAAAAATATCAGTACGCAGTGAAGATAATAGAAAATCAGCAGGGGACATCACTAAACAGGCTCTGGAAGGTATTGGTTTTGGTGGTGGTCACACTCATATGGGGGGTGGTGTTATCCCTATAGAAAACTTTCCAGGACGTGAAGAATTGTATGAACGTTTTGTTTCTATTATCGGTTTGTAA
- the yidD gene encoding membrane protein insertion efficiency factor YidD produces the protein MQILKILLLSSFLSLGISGSSFSPKDVAILPFKGVMHLYQSYISSQDRPSCVFSPTCSEYTRQAIQLYGPVKGSLMGAERLLRCHKYQVSPYKVDSEGHYLDPLPLPGRTK, from the coding sequence ATGCAAATATTAAAGATTTTACTACTAAGTAGTTTCCTTTCTCTTGGGATTTCTGGGAGTTCCTTCAGTCCAAAGGATGTGGCCATCCTTCCTTTCAAAGGAGTGATGCATTTGTATCAAAGCTATATATCTTCTCAGGATAGACCTTCCTGTGTTTTTTCCCCAACTTGTTCGGAGTATACTCGACAGGCCATACAGCTTTATGGCCCTGTCAAAGGAAGCTTGATGGGGGCCGAGCGGTTATTGAGATGTCATAAGTATCAAGTATCTCCCTATAAAGTTGATTCAGAAGGACATTATTTAGATCCTTTACCTCTACCAGGGAGAACAAAGTGA
- a CDS encoding LolA family protein, with amino-acid sequence MISNYLKILFLSLYIIVGMNLFAQDVQQAQVKFIQTQKEEGKEDQIVKGEIFYSHPGFLLIKINSPVSQVIQYNSDNIKFYYPTENIVYIFPGGIKTSPVIDQFTQRQVKDMGLSSIGFVLDNQEKKDDHLITFWLPPDNLKKVLDHVELEYANRQIVAYREIAKNGRVTNETKYSDFDEQVADFPKVILSKFVSSKGTSEFEIEYLSPIFNEPLPDDILEFEIPKDANIKDFTTK; translated from the coding sequence ATGATAAGTAATTATCTTAAGATATTATTTTTATCCTTGTATATTATTGTTGGTATGAATCTCTTTGCTCAGGATGTGCAACAAGCCCAGGTAAAGTTTATTCAAACACAGAAGGAAGAAGGAAAAGAGGATCAGATAGTTAAGGGGGAGATTTTCTATTCTCATCCTGGTTTTTTGCTTATAAAAATAAATAGTCCTGTCAGTCAGGTGATTCAATATAATTCGGATAATATTAAATTTTATTATCCTACTGAGAATATTGTTTATATCTTTCCGGGAGGAATTAAAACTAGTCCCGTTATCGATCAATTTACACAACGTCAAGTTAAGGATATGGGTCTAAGTAGCATTGGTTTTGTCTTGGACAATCAAGAAAAGAAGGATGATCATCTGATAACTTTTTGGTTGCCTCCTGATAATTTAAAAAAAGTGTTGGATCATGTCGAATTAGAGTACGCAAATAGGCAAATCGTTGCCTACAGAGAGATCGCTAAAAATGGTAGAGTGACAAATGAAACAAAATACTCTGACTTTGATGAGCAGGTTGCAGATTTTCCCAAGGTAATTCTATCTAAATTTGTTTCCTCCAAAGGTACTTCTGAATTTGAAATCGAGTATTTATCTCCTATTTTTAATGAACCCTTACCTGATGATATTCTAGAGTTTGAGATTCCTAAAGATGCAAATATTAAAGATTTTACTACTAAGTAG